The segment TTTCGTCTTAATTTTTTTACTACCTATCTTCTTTGCTTACAGTGGATTAAGGACGCAAATTGGATTACTAAACCGTCCTGAATTATGGCTGTTATGTGCTGCCGTTGTTGCCGTAGCAATTAGTGGAAAATACATTGGAACCTATTATGCAGCGAGATTTTGTGGAGTCAATAAAAGAGAAGCATCTGCCTTAGGATGGTTGATGAATACTCGCGGACTGACTGAATTAATTGTTTTAAATATTGGCTTGAGTTTTGGGGTAATTTCTCCCCTATTATTTACCATGTTAGTCATCATGGCGTTAGTGACAACCTTTATGACATCACCTCTGTTAGAATGGACTTTCCCTAAAGCCAAAATTCGCCTAGAGGCTTTAGCTGAAGAAGTGCCTAAAGTGGTTGCTCCAAACTATGGAATTTTAGTTGCCGTTGCTAACCCAAATACCCAAAAAGGGTTACTAGAAATAGCCATAATTATTGCCGGAAATGCCTCTTCGATTATTTATCCCCTCAGTTTAATTCAATTAGATGAAGATTATCTTTATCAGAGTACCCCAGAAGAAGCTAATCGTCTAATTAATGAAAAAGAAAAACAACTGAAGCGTTTAGTTAATACCTTAGAACCCGTAGAATTAAGAGAAATTGTTCATCCGATTGTTCGTATTGCTAATGATGTCTCTAAAGAAACGGCTCAAATCGCTGTCAGTGAACAAATTAACTTAATTATTGTCGGTTGGCATCGTCCCGCTTTTAGTGATAACCGATTAGGGGGAAGAGTTGGACAAATTCTCAATACTTCTCCCGTTGATGCAGCAGTATTAGTTGACAAAAATCTTAAAAAAGTTAAATCCATTTTAGTTGCCTATGCTGAAAATATTCATGATGACTTAGCCTTATCTTTGGCATTAAGGATGCTAGGAAACGATCCTTCTATTACCCTCAAAGTATTTCGCTTTGCCAGTGCAGAATCTTTGCCAGATAATGCTTTGAGTTATGAATTTATGAATATGCTTGATATTTGTCCAACTGAAGTTAAATCGCGTGTTGAGGTTATTTATTTAGAAGATTTAGATCCCATGAACAAAGTAATTGAAACTTCAAAAGAAGTAGATTTAACGATTGCTGGAACCAGTAGAACTTGGGGAATTGAACGTCAAACATTAGGAATTTATACAGATAAATTAGCAAGAGAATGTCATTCTTCTTTATTAATTACTCGTCGTTATTCTCCCATGATGAGTCACATGGCTACCTTTTTGGGAACAAGTAACCTACAAACCAATCAATAATTATGAGTCATTTTAACACTAAGTCTTTAATCTTTTACGGCACTATGATCGGATCAGTTTTGATTTTTTTTAAAGTGGTGAGTGCCTACGGAGAAACCCAACTGAAAGCACCAACAAAAATGGGCGGAACCTACCCGATTGTAGCTAAAACCTTACCACAATGTCTATCTAGCGATCAAGTTCAGTTAACCATCAATCAATCAGGAATTTATTTATTTGGACAATTAACACTATCTTCTGCAAACAGTCCTGAAGCAAAAGCGACTATCATTCCTTTAGATGGGTTAATGCACAAAAATCACTTTTCTTTAAGCGGACATTTTAAAATCGCTCAAAATTGTCCAGAATTAGCTGGACAAAAATTAGTAATAGAAGGAGAAAAGTTAATAAAAGAGGGTCAAAAGAAAGCTCAAGTGATTGCTGGTTCTTTGGCGTGGGGCAATAGTTCCCCTGTATCCAATTTTGTTGCAACAGCAAACCCTGTCAAAACAGACAATAATCATCACCATTAATGACCTGATGAAGTGATTTACCTGACTTTTTGACCCGATAAAGTTGGCTTCTGGGTAAGTTTGCGCAAGAAGCGATCGCACTTATTCAAACCACGACTCACGGAAACAATACCACCTTAGCCGTTGAATTAAAGAATGTTCTCAGTAACATCAACAATACGGTTGATACCCTCCGTCATATTTGTGGATTCTTTAGTTGTTAAAAAAAACTGTTGTTTTTGATACAGTTTTCTGAAGACTTTGTTATCGTTGAAGCAATTGTTATTTTTGGGCAAGTTGAACAAGTTATACATTGTTGCTAACATTAATACTTTAGACTAAAGTCTATAGAAGTTAAACAAATTTCCAAAACGTCAGCCCAAATCGATTAGAGGAAAAAAGCATGAAATGTAACAAACTTCAGCAATCTTATCAAGAACACCTAGTTAAAGCCGGGGTTTCTCGACAAAAAGCAGAACAGGCAGCCAGAACCTTAAGTTTACAAGAATTGCAGTTAATTAGCGAAATTTGGGAAGATTGGGGGAATGTCGTCGCCCGTGCCTCTGGTAACTAAATCTGTGACCTATTATCTGTATAAAAATCCCTTTATTACTTGCACTGTTTTTATTCCCCACCTCCCATACTAGAAAAAAACTATCTTCGATGAGGTATTCTTGCCTGACGTTCGCATTTAAACCCTTGTTGATACCAAGCTGCCATATTGATTTGATCTAAAGCCTTAACTTGAAAACACGGAGGCTGTAACAATGGCGTAAAAGCTGACCAAATTAGGCTACGAGTCACATCTAATAGGGTTTTAAGCGGTGATTCTTGATTACCGGGTATTCCTATTTCTGGGACAGTAACAACCTGTAGGGCGATTCCCTGAACCCCTAGGTGAATTTGTGCCATCCATTTAGCCCGAGGCAGATGGCTATCAGAGGTGATTAATTTAACTTTATGCACTCTTAACCGACGCAATAGCGGTACACTAAAAAAGAAATTCTCAAAGGTAGAATTGGCACAGTTTTCTAGCCAGACCCGTTGTAAAGGGGCTTGATAACGCTGAAAAATCAGGAAAATACAAGGATCTTCTGACCCTTGAGAAATAATAATCGGTATTTCAGGCAATTGATGTCTTAATTGAGCCGCATATATTTCTCGCGTAACACTACCCCCTAACACTAAAATTCCATCAACGGGTTTCGTTG is part of the Rippkaea orientalis PCC 8801 genome and harbors:
- a CDS encoding YdcF family protein, which translates into the protein MNKSKLNLTSRLLNKRQKRFLKLLLLTFLGLLLSILFWNVTVKLPINSTKPVDGILVLGGSVTREIYAAQLRHQLPEIPIIISQGSEDPCIFLIFQRYQAPLQRVWLENCANSTFENFFFSVPLLRRLRVHKVKLITSDSHLPRAKWMAQIHLGVQGIALQVVTVPEIGIPGNQESPLKTLLDVTRSLIWSAFTPLLQPPCFQVKALDQINMAAWYQQGFKCERQARIPHRR
- a CDS encoding cation:proton antiporter is translated as MPIVVLVLIQILTVIILSRIMGLGCRAIRQPLVIGEIIAGIMLGPSLLGLIAPDLMTTMFPPETLPILNILSQIGLIFFMFLIGLELNPSYLKEQLDTAILTSHVSILVPFSLGSVLALLLYPLVSNDGVSFTAFALFLGSAMSITAFPVLARIITENNLQKSHLGTLALTCAAVDDVTAWCLLALAITVIRTNSVIGAIPTIIESIVYITFMLTAVRWLLEKLAIHYQRTQKLSQLVLALIYIGVVVSALITELIGIHLIFGAFLLGAAMPKDPKLVKEIAEKTEDFVLIFLLPIFFAYSGLRTQIGLLNRPELWLLCAAVVAVAISGKYIGTYYAARFCGVNKREASALGWLMNTRGLTELIVLNIGLSFGVISPLLFTMLVIMALVTTFMTSPLLEWTFPKAKIRLEALAEEVPKVVAPNYGILVAVANPNTQKGLLEIAIIIAGNASSIIYPLSLIQLDEDYLYQSTPEEANRLINEKEKQLKRLVNTLEPVELREIVHPIVRIANDVSKETAQIAVSEQINLIIVGWHRPAFSDNRLGGRVGQILNTSPVDAAVLVDKNLKKVKSILVAYAENIHDDLALSLALRMLGNDPSITLKVFRFASAESLPDNALSYEFMNMLDICPTEVKSRVEVIYLEDLDPMNKVIETSKEVDLTIAGTSRTWGIERQTLGIYTDKLARECHSSLLITRRYSPMMSHMATFLGTSNLQTNQ